From Rhopalosiphum padi isolate XX-2018 chromosome 2, ASM2088224v1, whole genome shotgun sequence:
tggtaattttttttattttgacctcTTAGTACCCCCTAAATCTAATTTCCTACCAGAAATCACAttgattttagaaaataaaagcaTTATGCCATTTTTACTTGACGAAAGGTGATGACAgcagaaaaaaaacatacactTCAACACATCATGGGAAATCCAATACATTCAAAATTAGTTTAATCTATCGTAGTACCgtattactaatagaaaaataaattattaattgcataataaatattagtattataggtacttaaccCACCTATCCTATAGTAAAATAGCTTTAGGAATATAAGCTGACAGATCGTGTAACATCTCCATTCAGAATAacaatttgtattcaatattccAATTATATAGGAGTATAGCCAGTGTAGGACTAGGTATAAGAGTAAGtattcattgaattcaaataataacatttttataaaaaaaatttaaataaatcatatttttatgcttttattgataaaacACGTGTCAAATAAGTATTTATGCCATTATTCAAGTTTCTTAGATGGTTCAATGTTAAACatagtactatactactatacattaatttttaattattaaaaataaacaattgaaCCTAGAATTTTgatcaaaacattcaaaacttAGGTACGATCTTATCTTATTCAATATTGTcatttaatcattattcataaaaGTTACTGTGTAGTTACATTCTAATAGTGACAGACAAGGGATCTACTAATTTACTGAATTTTACAGATTACTAAAAGCATTACAaaaccttatattttttttttacaaaaaatcaaatatacatttaaaatagataagtataaaaattgatagTAAATCTAAAATTGGAAaaagtaagtattataaaatacaatttaaaaaacacataaaaaccaaatttgtttgaaatatgaaaacttaaaagttgaaatcatgtataaatataatatgtagtcaaaataaaatttatcttataaatttcattaaacttttataaacatttaagacatgttattattaaataacaatagtgAATAGATGTCCTACAGACATCTTATGCACTTATGCAAAGGGAAGAACCAACTCAGTGCCATATCTGCGGAGAACTCCTTGTGCACTCTCAAAACCATATGGAAATCTGATGTAACATAAACATAGGTACCAGACAAccttttcaaatattaaatccaTGAGCTCAATTGAAGATAACagcaaagaaattattttatttctcaaacttattgatttttataactcAATCTAAGAAAACcaatgtatttattcatattatgtatctagtaacttttaatttttatttgtaagctaataataaaaataaaaaataacaataacaatgaattgtttaacataaaataaaaataagacacctattgaataaaaataaaatttatagacaaaaattaattagaacAATTTATAAGGTATTATATTACTCTTACTTGATAtttcaacattaaaatttatttttttaatttttttattacacattcttcaaaattaatttttttatcaactcgAATGTATTCACTtccatctaatatttttaatacagccCAATGGGGTACTTTTTCTTGAAGAAGATTTAAGTGAGTTTTCCAATCATCTGAGATAATCATAAatagctaaatattattaacataaaatattaattaggtaattaagACAATTTTATTACGGTCTGGCATAGTCTCAGGATAACTTTGTTTTAATTGGTCAATAACTTTGCTTAATGGCAAGACATTTCTTTGAAGTTGTACAAAATAAGTGCGTATTCTACGAGCAATATCTGGTAATCTGATCatcattttatctttatttaattgACTTAATGACCTCATtatttcattagtttttttgattttcttagAACGGatctaaaaaaagtattttaatgtataaaatagaaattaaaaataataaatacactttaccttaattaaaaatggtttaGGAATGCCATTAAGTGCATCTTTTAAAGTGTTTTTTGCATCTTTTGTAGGTAATGTTATTTTAGttgaattgttaattttatttgttattgtagtaggagtttgatttaaataattattgtaaataaacaatGCATGCgtttgttctaaaaaaaaaaaataaagtcagTAAATTAAGTAtgcaatactttttttaatatttgtacccAAAATATCTTTAGcagttgatatttttgatttgtcaATTTCAATCTTAGGCAATGGTGATAGATTGATATTTGGCACAGATTCAACATCAAATTCAGGATGCCATCTggtaattttatctttatcaaTTACGATAGGaggaattaatttattcaaatattccttggtaaaattgaaaatgtttcttttaaattaagcaaaatattgttttattcaattcatatttaacttactgCATGATGTTCTTTCATAATGTCtattaatgcattaaaaaatgctttttttctctgccttgttattttttttaaatcaatgttaTCTTTATTTGCCaa
This genomic window contains:
- the LOC132920943 gene encoding DNA replication factor Cdt1-like isoform X2, translating into MPITTNNILGEKEKIYDVNSDKAITPEQSPSTKAKLRQILDLGEFHKIVCPNKQNIKELQEKLNLVEQCQKNLNFMEYKVEAIKYHCLPLLESDDFKISTNPVKYSHLKPTSLFPSPRRVMMDIQPKLTKILPDDIECIMNISSIKQYSALADSKALPLPLKYRILNELFKVMETVLSMKFLRKEKITFYNLKLNIQQITRKNFTELHLAQIKTIVPDFFKFYLVKSLKHNFSIDLVIAPVYGLANKDNIDLKKITRQRKKAFFNALIDIMKEHHAEYLNKLIPPIVIDKDKITRWHPEFDVESVPNINLSPLPKIEIDKSKISTAKDILEQTHALFIYNNYLNQTPTTITNKINNSTKITLPTKDAKNTLKDALNGIPKPFLIKIRSKKIKKTNEIMRSLSQLNKDKMMIRLPDIARRIRTYFVQLQRNVLPLSKVIDQLKQSYPETMPDHDWKTHLNLLQEKVPHWAVLKILDGSEYIRVDKKINFEECVIKKLKK